A window of Candidatus Hydrogenedentota bacterium genomic DNA:
GGCGACACGGTTGTGGGCGCAGGGGACAGTCAAGGTCTGGATAGACTTGGAGCATCCGTCCCGCGAGGAAATGGAAGTGCTCGCGGCCGCATTCAGCCTGGACGCGGAATCGGTAGAGGACTGTCTGAGCGGCGAGCAGCGGCCGCGCATCGACGATTACGACAATTACCTGTTCCTGATGCTCTACGGCGCCGTGGCTTCGGAAGCGTCGCTCACGTTCAACCCCCGGAAAATCTGCATCTTCTTCAATAGCCGCTATCTGATCACGGTGCACCAGGAGCCCGTGTTGTCGGTGCGTTACGTGTTTCGCCGGCTCGAACGCAACACGGACCTGCTGAAGCGGGGCATCGACCACGTCTTTTTCCATTTGATCGACGGGCTCGTCGACAACATCGTCCTGTGCGCGGAGACCTACGAAGACCAGATGGACGTACTGGAGGAGGAGTCCCTGGAAACGCCGATCCGGCCCGACCTCGTTACGGACGTCAGCCGGCTGCGAGGCGACTTGATGGGGTTCCGCCGGCTGGTGGTTTCGTTGCGTGAGCTGGTGCTGCCCCTTTCGCGGCGGGACTACCCGCACATATCCGAAGACCTTGCGTGGGATTTCCGGCACGTCATCGACCACCTGACCTACGCGTGGGAACTCGCCGAGGGCCTTCGAGAAGTCGCGCAAAGCATACGCGAGAATTACAGTGACCAACTGGCGCGCCGGACCAATGACCTCATGCGGACGCTGACGATCTTCTCGACCTTTCTGCTGCCGCTCTCGCTGATATCCGGCATCTACGGGATGAACATCCTGCTGTGGCCGGGGCCCGGGGCGCGCTTTGCCTTTCCGTTGGTTCTAGGCGCGATGGGGTGCGTCGCCACGGCCATGTTTGTGTACTTCCGCAAGCGCGGCTGGATCTGAGCGGAGGGAGGCGGCCAGGTGGTCCAGGCCTGACCGGATATGGATGTCGCGTTGCGGAAACGCGATTTCGATGCCGGCTTCCCGGAATGCGGCATCCACGGCCATATGCAGGTCGTGGAACAGGATGAGCCGTTCGCTGAGTTCCGCGCAGAAGACTCGCAACTCGAAATTGAGCGCGCTATCGCCGAAGCCGAGGAACAACGCCTGCGGTCCGGGGTCCGCCAGTGCGGCGGGATGCGCGCGGGCCACGCGCATCAGGACCTCAAGCGTCTTGCGTGTATCCGAGCCGTAGGCCACGCCCACCGGAATCACGACGCGCGTAATGGTATCGGTCAGCGTCCAGTTGATAAGCTGGCCGGTGACGAATTCCTTGTTCGGCACGATCAGTTCCTTGCGGTCCCAATCCATGATGGTGGTGGCGCGGATGCGTATTCGGGTGACGGTGCCGCTCACGCTGCCGAGGGTGACGGTGTCGCCAACGCGAATGGGCCGCTCGAACAGTATAATCA
This region includes:
- a CDS encoding magnesium transporter CorA family protein, translating into MFRAYALHPDETIEIASDVVTATRLWAQGTVKVWIDLEHPSREEMEVLAAAFSLDAESVEDCLSGEQRPRIDDYDNYLFLMLYGAVASEASLTFNPRKICIFFNSRYLITVHQEPVLSVRYVFRRLERNTDLLKRGIDHVFFHLIDGLVDNIVLCAETYEDQMDVLEEESLETPIRPDLVTDVSRLRGDLMGFRRLVVSLRELVLPLSRRDYPHISEDLAWDFRHVIDHLTYAWELAEGLREVAQSIRENYSDQLARRTNDLMRTLTIFSTFLLPLSLISGIYGMNILLWPGPGARFAFPLVLGAMGCVATAMFVYFRKRGWI